A window of the Archocentrus centrarchus isolate MPI-CPG fArcCen1 chromosome 17, fArcCen1, whole genome shotgun sequence genome harbors these coding sequences:
- the LOC115795827 gene encoding tripartite motif-containing protein 16-like, with product MASISRKNTFSCLICLDLLKDPVTIPCGHSYCMNCIKGYWDVEEKRIYSCPQCRQTFTPRPVLVKNTMLADLVEELKKTGLQAAPADHCYAGPEDVACDVCTGRKMKAVKSCLFCLASYCEKHLQSHYDVVPLRKHKLVEPSKKLQENICFRRDEVMKMFCRTDQQSICYLCPVDEHKGHHTVSAAAERTERQRELEVSQQKIQQRIQDREKDVKLLQQEVEAINQSADKTVEHSEKIFTELIHLIQKRSSDVKQQIRSQQETEVSRVKALQEKLEQEITELKRKDAELKQLSHTGDHIQFLHNYPSLSALSESTHSSSINIRPLSYFEDVTAAVSVIREKLRDFLSEEWRNISLTLNEVDVLLPTPEPKTRAEFLKYSCEITLDPSTAHTQLLLSEGNRKVKFVKYQQSYFDHPDKFFGWLQVLSRESLTGRCYWEVRRSGRGIFVAVAYKDISRAGTLNECGFGRNEKSWALDFSKNGYTFWHNNVQTLVSGPRSPRVGVYLDHRAGILSFYSISETMTLLHRVQTTFTQPLYAGVWLYNNYGDTAVFIKLK from the coding sequence ATGGCATCAATATCAAGAAAAAACACCTTCTCTTGTTtgatctgtttggatctactgaaggatccggtgactattccctgtggacacagctactgcatgaactgtattaaagGCTACTGGGATGTAGAGGAGAAGAGAATCtacagctgccctcagtgcagacagaccTTCACACCGAGGCCTGTCCTGGTGAAAAACACCATGTTAGCAGATTtagtggaggagctgaagaagactggactccaagctgctcctgctgatcactgctatgctggacctgaagatgtggcctgtgatgtctgcactgggagaaaaatgaaggcagtgaagtcctgtttgttttgtctggCATCTTACTGTGAGAAACACCTTCAGTCTCATTATGATGTGGTGCCGTTAAGGAAACACAAGCTGGTGGAGCCCTCCAAGAAactccaggagaacatctgctttCGTCgtgatgaggtgatgaagatgtTCTGCCGTACTGAccagcagagtatctgttatctctgcCCTGTGGATGAACATAAAGGCCACCACACagtctcagctgcagcagaaaggactgagaggcagagagagctcGAGGTGAGTCAACAAAAgatccagcagagaatccaggacagagagaaagatgtgaagctgcttcaacaggaggtggaggccatcaatCAGTCTGCTGATAAAACAGTGGAGCACAGTGAGAagatcttcactgagctgatccatctgatccagaaaagaagctctgatgtgaagcagcagatcagatcccagcaggaaactgaagtgagtcgGGTCAAAGcgcttcaggagaagctggagcaggagatcactgagctgaagaggaaagacgctgagctgaagcagctctcacacacaggggatcacatccagtttctacacaactacccctcactgtcagcactcagtgagtctacacactcatccagcatcaatatCCGTCCTCTGAGCtactttgaggatgtgacagcagctgtgtcagtgaTCAGAGAGAAACTACGGGACTTTCTGAGTGAGGAATGGAGAAACATCTCACTGACACTCAATGAAGTGGATGTTTTACTGCCAACACCAGAgccaaagaccagagctgaattcttaaaatattcatgTGAAATCACCCTGGATCCaagcacagcacacacacagctgttattATCAGAGGGGAACAGAAAAGTAAAATTTGTGAAATATCAACAATCTTATTTTGACCATCCAGACAAATTTTTTGGATGGCTTCAGGTCCTGAgcagagagagtctgactggacgttgttactgggaggtgaGGAGGAGCGGGAGAGGAATTTTTGTAGCAGTTGCATACAAGGatatcagcagagcagggaCTTTGAATGAATGTGGATTTGGACGTAATGAGAAATCTTGGGCATTAGATTTTTCCAAAAACGGTTACAcattttggcacaacaacgtccaaactCTTGTCTCAGGTCCTCGGTCCCccagagtaggagtgtacctggatcacagagcaggtattctgtccttctacagcatctctgaaaccatgactctgctccacagagtccagaccacattcactcagccgctCTATGCTGGAGTCTGGCTTTACAACAATTATGGAGACACTGCTGTGTTCATTAAGCTGAAATAG